A DNA window from Aminipila luticellarii contains the following coding sequences:
- the rplT gene encoding 50S ribosomal protein L20, translated as MARVKKGVNAHKRHKKILKLAKGFYGQKSKVFRAANPAVMRSLRSAYVGRKNKKREYRRLWIARINAGARMNDISYSRLMDGLRKSGIEINRKMLSEMAIYDTAAFAQLCDTAKKAVK; from the coding sequence ATGGCAAGAGTAAAAAAGGGCGTTAACGCTCATAAAAGACATAAGAAGATTTTAAAGTTAGCAAAAGGTTTCTACGGACAGAAGAGCAAGGTGTTCAGAGCCGCTAATCCGGCAGTGATGCGTTCCCTTCGTTCCGCATATGTAGGAAGAAAAAATAAGAAGAGAGAATATAGAAGACTGTGGATCGCCAGAATTAATGCCGGCGCAAGAATGAATGATATTTCATACAGCAGACTAATGGACGGTCTAAGAAAGTCAGGTATTGAAATCAACAGAAAAATGCTTTCTGAAATGGCTATCTACGACACTGCTGCATTTGCACAGCTATGCGATACTGCAAAGAAGGCCGTAAAATAA
- the infC gene encoding translation initiation factor IF-3, with protein MFCGAGTEVSAYFIIICRRCKNISKENLINEEIRDKELRVIDNDGTQLGIMSLEDALALANEKKLDLVNISPNANPPVCKILDYGKYRYELQKREKEAKKKQKVTSVKEIRLSTFIEVHDIQVKANTAIKFLKDGDRVKVSLRFKGREKDYANKGLDVMKLFAESVASVGTIEKKPEFEGRSLIMIVAPKADK; from the coding sequence GTGTTTTGTGGAGCGGGTACTGAAGTATCCGCTTATTTTATTATTATTTGCAGGAGGTGCAAGAACATTAGCAAGGAAAATCTAATCAACGAAGAAATTCGTGACAAGGAATTGAGAGTTATTGACAATGATGGAACGCAGCTTGGAATCATGAGTCTTGAAGATGCATTAGCGCTGGCTAATGAAAAAAAGCTTGACTTAGTGAATATTTCGCCAAATGCTAACCCGCCAGTTTGTAAGATCCTTGATTACGGCAAGTACCGTTATGAACTTCAAAAAAGAGAAAAAGAAGCAAAGAAAAAGCAAAAAGTTACTTCAGTGAAGGAAATTCGTTTAAGTACATTTATTGAGGTGCATGACATTCAAGTGAAGGCTAATACTGCAATAAAGTTTTTAAAGGACGGAGACAGGGTCAAAGTTAGCTTGAGGTTTAAAGGAAGAGAAAAGGATTATGCGAATAAAGGGCTGGATGTCATGAAATTGTTTGCAGAATCAGTCGCTTCCGTAGGTACAATAGAAAAAAAGCCTGAATTTGAAGGCAGAAGTTTGATTATGATTGTTGCACCTAAGGCAGATAAATAG
- a CDS encoding sigma-E processing peptidase SpoIIGA — protein sequence MEVYAEYLFLENFLMGILILYLSGKIAGLTTSKKRLILGGILCGLFSFIIFVRNMGMLLGVLVKIAFSLLLAHVAFDKKILKGTILIYIVSVFMGGMTILLLYLIRIRGLTNNAVLYVGDITYMNVVFGAVVSYVTIIAFSKVMEAKQLKERVFTTITIEIEGHTVIHRALIDSGNFLRDPLSGKAVAIISQSAAVQFKNMDHVDFSSRYCLIPYHAIGTKNGMLEGYRVDNAWVNGRALGSIIVAVYDTEFCKLGEEEEYQILLSKDFLMGGVA from the coding sequence GTGGAGGTTTATGCGGAATACTTATTTCTTGAGAATTTTCTTATGGGAATTCTTATTTTATACCTGTCAGGTAAAATAGCCGGATTAACAACCAGTAAAAAGAGACTGATTCTGGGCGGAATCCTTTGCGGATTATTTTCCTTTATTATATTTGTCCGGAATATGGGCATGCTGCTGGGGGTTCTGGTCAAGATCGCCTTTTCTTTGCTGCTGGCTCATGTGGCCTTTGATAAGAAGATCCTGAAAGGGACCATACTGATTTATATCGTATCGGTCTTCATGGGCGGCATGACAATTTTGCTGCTTTACCTGATCAGAATCCGGGGACTTACCAATAATGCTGTTTTATATGTGGGAGATATAACCTATATGAATGTTGTTTTTGGAGCAGTAGTTTCCTATGTTACGATCATAGCATTTTCAAAGGTCATGGAAGCAAAGCAGCTGAAGGAGCGGGTCTTTACCACTATTACCATCGAGATAGAAGGACATACCGTAATCCACAGAGCTCTCATCGATTCAGGAAATTTTCTAAGAGATCCTCTATCGGGAAAAGCGGTCGCCATCATCAGCCAATCTGCCGCGGTGCAGTTCAAGAATATGGATCACGTTGATTTCAGCAGCAGATACTGCTTGATCCCGTACCATGCCATTGGAACTAAAAATGGCATGCTGGAGGGATATAGAGTGGATAATGCCTGGGTGAACGGCAGAGCCTTGGGGAGTATTATAGTGGCGGTATACGATACAGAATTTTGTAAGCTGGGAGAGGAAGAGGAATATCAGATTCTTTTGAGTAAAGACTTTTTAATGGGAGGGGTCGCATAA
- a CDS encoding N-acetylmuramoyl-L-alanine amidase, which translates to MKRILITVTMILMLMAIMSGMAYAGTGITQSDIKEGLKFCEEYPVGLSLDGQRIAFSQSDVPPVIVKERTLIPARALFEKMGGKVTWQNDTQKVYVTYDDTEVVLTIGSNKALVNGKTQNLEVPALIIDNDGDYYGSTMIPVRFTAEALGCEVGWQDSTRSVLISSPVKGEEPVVTEPNENNSTGSDSNTVGSWQFDQLHEAAKGKIVAIDMGHGGKDSGSIGHKGQADELQEKDVNLAVGLKLNEYLKSAGVSTCMIRDSDVYYTLLERAQKANNIGATIFISVHNNSSTAASAHGTEVLYNSKVNGDGENEQQLYGIDSKTIATNIENEMVSILGTTKRGIKNSPEMAVLNKTSMPAIIVEGAFLSNENDLQMMQKEEFADHYALAAAKGIVKSLNDAYK; encoded by the coding sequence ATGAAAAGAATACTCATTACAGTAACCATGATCCTAATGCTCATGGCAATCATGTCCGGGATGGCGTACGCCGGAACCGGCATTACACAATCTGATATAAAGGAAGGACTGAAATTCTGTGAAGAATATCCGGTCGGTCTATCTTTGGACGGGCAGCGGATTGCTTTTTCTCAGAGCGACGTTCCTCCGGTCATTGTGAAAGAAAGAACGTTGATACCGGCAAGAGCATTATTTGAAAAAATGGGCGGAAAGGTTACCTGGCAGAACGATACACAAAAAGTGTATGTGACCTATGACGACACAGAAGTGGTCCTTACCATTGGATCCAATAAGGCCCTGGTCAATGGAAAAACACAAAATTTAGAGGTTCCTGCACTTATTATTGATAATGACGGGGATTATTATGGAAGCACCATGATTCCTGTCCGGTTTACCGCAGAAGCACTGGGGTGTGAAGTAGGCTGGCAGGATTCAACTCGAAGTGTCCTCATTTCCTCACCGGTAAAAGGGGAAGAACCGGTTGTTACCGAGCCAAATGAAAATAACAGTACAGGAAGTGATTCCAATACGGTCGGAAGCTGGCAGTTTGATCAGCTCCACGAAGCTGCAAAGGGAAAGATTGTTGCAATTGATATGGGGCATGGCGGAAAAGACAGCGGTTCTATAGGTCATAAGGGACAGGCGGATGAATTGCAGGAAAAGGATGTAAATCTTGCAGTGGGTCTGAAATTAAATGAATATCTTAAAAGTGCAGGGGTCAGTACCTGTATGATTCGGGATTCCGATGTGTATTACACCCTGTTAGAACGGGCTCAAAAAGCGAATAATATTGGTGCAACGATTTTCATTTCTGTCCACAACAATTCCAGCACCGCTGCCTCAGCTCACGGTACGGAGGTCTTATATAACAGTAAGGTCAATGGGGATGGTGAGAATGAACAACAGCTTTATGGGATCGACAGTAAGACGATTGCAACCAATATTGAAAATGAAATGGTCAGCATTTTGGGTACGACCAAAAGGGGCATAAAAAACAGTCCGGAAATGGCTGTGCTGAACAAGACCTCCATGCCGGCCATTATTGTGGAAGGAGCATTTCTTTCCAATGAAAATGATCTTCAGATGATGCAGAAAGAGGAGTTTGCAGATCATTATGCGTTGGCTGCCGCAAAGGGCATCGTTAAATCTCTAAATGACGCGTACAAATAA
- the rpmI gene encoding 50S ribosomal protein L35, whose product MAKNKMKSHRGASKRFKLTGTGKVKRNKAYKSHILTKKCAKRKRGLRKSTILGSADHKRIKAVLDK is encoded by the coding sequence ATGGCTAAGAATAAAATGAAGTCTCATAGAGGCGCAAGCAAGAGATTTAAATTAACAGGTACAGGAAAAGTAAAGAGAAACAAGGCATATAAGAGCCATATTCTTACTAAAAAGTGTGCAAAGAGAAAAAGAGGATTGAGAAAATCCACGATTCTTGGTAGTGCAGATCACAAGAGAATTAAAGCTGTATTAGATAAATAG
- the srtB gene encoding class B sortase yields the protein MKSLKRTEVRKILHILMLFCVACTVCSACILLWNQWQYHQGDVSYRKISQAHQSSKAAGTEPKEQKEPIDFTALRKINPEVVGWIAAPGTEIDYPVVQGKDNAYYLRRLFSGEWNKLGSIFMDYRNTSNFSDRNTIIYGHNMKNTSMFSSLSRYKEQGFYDSYPSMMIYTPEGDFKVELFAGTVVDGSYEAVRRSFRDDRDFQDYIESLEKKSTFKAAVTVEKGERIVTLCTCSYEFSNARYALFGKLTPMPHL from the coding sequence ATGAAAAGTCTGAAAAGAACAGAGGTGCGGAAGATATTGCATATTTTGATGCTGTTTTGTGTAGCATGCACGGTGTGCTCCGCCTGTATTCTCCTATGGAATCAGTGGCAGTATCATCAGGGAGATGTCAGCTATCGGAAAATCAGTCAGGCGCACCAGTCGTCAAAAGCTGCCGGAACCGAGCCAAAAGAACAGAAGGAACCTATTGATTTTACCGCTCTGAGAAAAATAAATCCGGAGGTAGTGGGATGGATTGCCGCTCCCGGTACGGAGATCGATTATCCCGTGGTGCAGGGGAAGGACAATGCGTATTATCTCAGACGTTTATTCAGCGGAGAATGGAACAAATTGGGCTCGATTTTTATGGACTATCGTAATACCAGCAATTTTTCAGATAGAAATACCATTATTTACGGCCACAATATGAAAAACACGTCCATGTTTTCCTCTCTGTCAAGGTATAAAGAACAAGGCTTTTATGACAGCTATCCGTCTATGATGATTTATACGCCGGAGGGGGACTTCAAAGTGGAACTGTTTGCCGGTACGGTGGTGGACGGAAGCTATGAAGCTGTCCGGCGCAGTTTCAGGGATGACCGGGACTTTCAAGACTATATTGAATCCCTTGAGAAAAAATCTACATTTAAAGCCGCTGTGACAGTTGAGAAGGGAGAACGGATCGTGACCTTATGTACTTGCTCCTATGAATTCAGTAATGCCAGATATGCCCTGTTTGGAAAGTTGACGCCGATGCCCCATTTATAG
- the lexA gene encoding transcriptional repressor LexA — MEKLKEREQRILDYMKKEISQKGYPPTVREICTALNIKSTSTVHKDIENLELKGFIKKDPSKPRALMIVDPESHERAADPSRNLNGDAYSNAERIDVIDIPVVGRIAAGTPILAEQNIEESFPIPARFAGRGTNFMLTVKGESMIEAGIFDGDYILVEQQNTAKNGEIVVAMIDGFESEATVKTFYKEADHIRLQPENSTMSPIIVKEVKILGKVKGVFRYF, encoded by the coding sequence ATGGAAAAACTAAAAGAGCGAGAACAGCGCATACTGGATTATATGAAAAAAGAAATCAGCCAAAAAGGATATCCACCTACCGTAAGAGAAATCTGCACCGCTTTAAATATTAAATCTACATCTACCGTTCACAAGGACATTGAAAATCTGGAGTTGAAAGGTTTCATAAAAAAAGATCCTTCAAAGCCCCGTGCCTTGATGATCGTGGATCCCGAATCTCATGAGCGGGCTGCCGATCCGTCCCGAAACCTGAATGGAGATGCCTATTCCAATGCAGAGCGCATTGACGTGATCGATATCCCGGTAGTGGGAAGAATTGCGGCGGGAACGCCCATACTGGCGGAACAGAATATTGAAGAATCTTTTCCTATCCCGGCAAGGTTTGCAGGCAGGGGAACAAATTTCATGCTGACCGTGAAAGGGGAAAGCATGATTGAAGCCGGTATTTTCGATGGGGATTATATATTGGTAGAACAGCAGAACACGGCGAAGAACGGAGAAATCGTTGTCGCCATGATAGACGGCTTTGAAAGTGAAGCCACCGTCAAGACTTTTTATAAAGAAGCAGATCATATTCGGCTGCAGCCGGAGAATTCGACTATGAGCCCCATTATCGTCAAGGAAGTCAAGATATTGGGAAAGGTCAAAGGTGTATTTCGATATTTTTAG